From one Microbacterium sp. 10M-3C3 genomic stretch:
- a CDS encoding glycosyltransferase yields the protein MTLAWPDTSSAFAERDVAVAAIVLVDDEVGSVADTVHQLRRAATTVRLRTVVVDRTGARRTAAVLSEHPDVDLITLSHRTSAARAMHAAIESAGDAEYVLFLSPDVALDPGAVGRLLARARTRQDVAAVAPLVRTADGDVDSTLGREPTVLGALGDRVLGASWRRRPAVLSEYVRDPRAYAWAHPARLVDSDVLLLSRAAAVAAGVSDDRFGPRGVLFDMQRRIRDAGGAVWFDPAAGATRRSGGVTDARLHAADARVDRSLYKEVYAPRFAGLYRAVSGTRRARGAEPRRRAHRAPSTSVEMPPASVIVPAHDEATVIARTLAPLAQLAADGSLEVIVVCNGCSDDTATRARAFAGVTVLETDEASKVAALNLGDAHATRWPRVYLDADIRVPAEALAPVIRSLADGVALAGRPTFSVDVAHATPLVRAYQRARARMPSMSRALWGAGVYALSREGHARLGSFPDVIADDLYVDRLFTVAEKTFPDTAPVSVASPRTTEALLGVLTRARRGPAQQGVDSAASSVQELVRSIRGPRSACDALVFAAFALAARRRARRAAATRWERDESSRGKG from the coding sequence GTGACTCTCGCCTGGCCCGACACGTCGTCGGCATTCGCCGAGCGCGACGTCGCCGTGGCGGCGATCGTCCTCGTCGACGACGAGGTCGGATCGGTCGCCGACACCGTCCACCAACTGCGACGTGCCGCGACGACGGTGCGGCTGCGCACCGTCGTCGTCGATCGCACCGGCGCGCGCCGCACCGCCGCGGTGCTCTCCGAGCACCCCGATGTCGACCTGATCACGCTGTCGCACCGCACGTCTGCCGCGCGCGCGATGCACGCCGCGATCGAGTCCGCCGGCGACGCCGAGTACGTGCTCTTCCTGTCCCCCGACGTGGCGCTCGACCCGGGTGCGGTCGGCCGCCTGCTCGCCCGCGCGCGGACACGGCAGGACGTGGCAGCGGTCGCCCCGCTGGTGCGCACGGCCGACGGCGACGTCGACTCCACCCTCGGGCGCGAACCGACGGTGCTCGGCGCCCTCGGGGACCGCGTGCTCGGCGCGTCCTGGCGACGTCGACCCGCGGTGCTGAGCGAGTACGTGCGCGATCCGCGCGCCTACGCATGGGCGCACCCCGCCCGCCTGGTGGACTCCGACGTGCTGCTCCTCTCGAGGGCGGCGGCCGTCGCCGCGGGCGTCTCCGACGACCGCTTCGGCCCGCGCGGCGTGCTGTTCGACATGCAGCGGCGGATCCGCGACGCAGGCGGAGCTGTCTGGTTCGATCCCGCAGCGGGCGCCACACGCCGCTCCGGTGGCGTCACCGACGCCCGGCTCCACGCGGCGGACGCCCGCGTGGATCGGTCGCTATATAAAGAGGTTTACGCGCCGCGGTTCGCAGGTCTGTACCGCGCCGTCTCCGGCACCCGTCGCGCGCGTGGCGCCGAGCCCCGTCGTCGCGCACACCGGGCACCGTCGACCTCGGTCGAGATGCCTCCGGCCTCGGTCATCGTGCCGGCCCACGACGAGGCGACGGTGATCGCCCGCACGCTCGCACCGCTGGCGCAGCTCGCCGCCGACGGGTCGCTGGAGGTCATCGTCGTGTGCAACGGATGCAGCGACGACACCGCCACCCGCGCCCGCGCCTTCGCCGGCGTCACCGTGCTCGAGACCGACGAGGCGTCGAAGGTCGCGGCGCTGAACCTCGGCGACGCGCACGCCACCCGGTGGCCGCGCGTGTACCTCGACGCGGACATCCGCGTGCCTGCGGAGGCGCTCGCGCCCGTCATCCGTTCGCTCGCCGACGGCGTCGCGCTCGCCGGCCGCCCCACCTTCTCGGTCGACGTCGCACACGCGACGCCTCTCGTCCGCGCCTATCAGCGGGCGCGGGCGCGAATGCCGTCGATGTCGCGCGCACTGTGGGGCGCAGGCGTGTACGCGCTGAGCCGCGAGGGGCATGCCCGCCTGGGCAGCTTCCCCGACGTCATCGCCGACGACCTGTACGTCGACCGGCTGTTCACCGTGGCGGAGAAGACGTTCCCCGACACGGCGCCGGTGTCCGTGGCATCTCCCCGCACGACGGAGGCGCTGCTCGGCGTCCTCACGCGCGCACGACGCGGACCGGCGCAGCAGGGTGTCGACTCGGCGGCATCGAGCGTGCAGGAGCTCGTCCGCAGC
- a CDS encoding WecB/TagA/CpsF family glycosyltransferase, producing MTLEKPIITTARTGIAAAPAAGPVAPATRAAARQERDAAHRLDAIATVDIAACPVHVTDESGALQVIADSARRPHPAPLAVSSINLDHVHHFGEGRRHLGDGGVQWLHLIDGAPIAHQVHRVTGADAPRLAGSDLIPHILDDADTRGLTVAVLGGSPEVTGALQDRMAASWPGVRFAGHWTPAREELDDPARSAAIAAELRDAGTDILLVCLGKPRQEEWIDTYGLATGAGALLAFGAVVDFLAGRVSRAPRWVSRVGLEWLWRLMLEPRRLARRYLIEGPPAYLAVRRSPFPQRA from the coding sequence ATGACACTCGAGAAGCCCATCATCACCACCGCACGCACGGGTATCGCGGCGGCACCGGCAGCGGGGCCGGTCGCACCCGCCACGCGCGCCGCCGCACGGCAGGAGCGCGACGCCGCGCACCGGCTCGACGCGATCGCGACCGTCGACATCGCGGCGTGCCCGGTGCACGTCACCGACGAGTCCGGTGCGCTGCAGGTCATCGCCGACTCGGCCCGGCGGCCGCATCCGGCGCCGCTCGCGGTGTCGTCGATCAACCTCGATCACGTGCACCACTTCGGCGAGGGCCGGCGGCATCTCGGCGACGGCGGCGTGCAGTGGCTGCACCTCATCGACGGCGCGCCGATCGCGCATCAGGTCCACCGCGTCACGGGTGCCGACGCGCCGCGACTGGCCGGGAGCGACCTGATCCCGCACATCCTCGACGACGCCGACACGCGTGGCCTGACGGTCGCCGTGCTCGGTGGATCGCCCGAGGTGACCGGAGCACTCCAGGACCGCATGGCCGCTTCGTGGCCCGGCGTCCGGTTCGCGGGGCATTGGACCCCCGCACGCGAGGAGCTCGACGATCCTGCACGCTCGGCCGCCATTGCGGCCGAGCTGCGCGACGCGGGCACCGACATCCTCCTCGTCTGCCTCGGGAAGCCGAGGCAGGAGGAATGGATCGACACATATGGATTGGCCACCGGCGCGGGGGCGCTGCTGGCTTTCGGGGCGGTCGTCGACTTCCTCGCCGGCCGCGTCTCGCGCGCGCCGCGCTGGGTGTCACGCGTCGGCCTCGAGTGGTTGTGGCGGCTCATGCTCGAGCCACGGCGGCTGGCGCGACGGTACCTCATCGAGGGACCTCCGGCGTATCTCGCCGTCAGGCGGTCGCCTTTCCCCCAAAGAGCATGA
- a CDS encoding sugar transferase, which produces MSSVEIATAGAAWPVTLATPVAAAPAFTAPAFTSPTLTAAGGLERAMRPRSTAALERRLTWERAYRVRLAVTDSVVVLATTVVASLAHLAISAPDWAVEDPWVLARIPLATAVTWLIALWAMQTREPRTTGTGSTEYVRVAHATGLAFGLVAIAFVAFQWPGLRGQLVVGLPLGMLALLASRRMWRRWLYTQRRRGEFVSRALVVGRRADVERVIGTLQRDDRLGYDVVGTTLDGESAAELVVRSRRYPALGTPETAARVARDVGADTIVVASDLADPDVIRRLGWELEGAAADLVLSSRLTDVAGPRIALRHLDGLPLMQVRIPTFDGPRHAYKRALDIAVAAAALVPIALIAPVIALAIAIDSPGPVFYRQRRVGLNGREFDMIKFRTMRVGADAEVEALAAANDGAGLLFKLRSDPRVTRVGAVLRKYSLDELPQFWNVLRGDMSVVGPRPPLPREVGGYDGPVFRRLYIRPGITGLWQISGRSDLSWEESVRLDLHYVENWSVMSDLMIIARTAKVMVRGTGAY; this is translated from the coding sequence ATGAGCTCCGTCGAGATCGCGACCGCGGGCGCGGCGTGGCCGGTCACGCTGGCAACGCCCGTCGCCGCAGCACCGGCCTTCACGGCACCGGCCTTCACCTCGCCCACGCTCACTGCCGCCGGCGGACTCGAGCGCGCCATGCGACCACGCTCCACCGCCGCGCTCGAGCGGCGCCTCACGTGGGAGCGCGCCTACCGCGTGCGTCTCGCGGTCACCGACAGTGTCGTGGTGCTCGCCACCACCGTCGTCGCCTCGCTCGCCCACCTGGCCATCAGCGCACCGGACTGGGCCGTGGAAGACCCGTGGGTCCTCGCGCGGATCCCGCTCGCGACGGCCGTCACGTGGCTGATCGCCCTGTGGGCGATGCAGACGCGCGAGCCCCGCACGACCGGCACCGGCAGCACCGAGTACGTCCGCGTGGCGCACGCCACGGGCCTCGCGTTCGGGCTCGTCGCCATCGCCTTCGTCGCGTTCCAGTGGCCGGGCCTGCGCGGTCAGCTCGTCGTCGGGCTGCCGCTCGGGATGCTCGCGCTGCTGGCCTCGCGCCGCATGTGGCGTCGCTGGCTCTACACGCAGCGCCGCCGCGGCGAATTCGTGTCCCGCGCCCTCGTGGTCGGCCGCCGTGCCGACGTCGAGCGCGTCATCGGGACGCTCCAGCGGGACGACCGGCTCGGCTACGACGTCGTAGGGACGACGTTGGACGGCGAATCCGCGGCCGAGCTGGTCGTCCGCTCCCGACGCTATCCGGCCCTCGGCACGCCGGAGACCGCCGCGCGAGTTGCTCGCGACGTCGGCGCCGACACGATCGTCGTGGCGAGCGACCTCGCCGATCCCGACGTCATCCGCCGCCTGGGATGGGAGCTCGAGGGCGCGGCCGCCGACCTGGTCCTCTCGAGCCGGCTGACCGATGTCGCGGGTCCGCGGATCGCGCTGCGCCACCTCGACGGCCTGCCGCTCATGCAGGTGCGCATCCCGACCTTCGACGGCCCGCGCCACGCGTACAAGCGTGCGCTCGACATCGCCGTCGCGGCCGCCGCCCTGGTCCCGATCGCGCTGATCGCTCCGGTGATCGCGCTCGCCATTGCGATCGACTCGCCCGGTCCGGTCTTCTACCGCCAGCGTCGCGTGGGACTGAACGGCCGCGAGTTCGACATGATCAAGTTCCGCACCATGCGCGTGGGCGCCGACGCGGAGGTCGAGGCGCTCGCCGCGGCGAACGACGGCGCGGGGCTGCTGTTCAAGCTGCGCTCCGACCCCCGGGTCACCCGCGTCGGCGCGGTGCTGCGCAAGTACTCCCTCGATGAGCTGCCGCAGTTCTGGAATGTCCTGCGCGGCGACATGAGCGTCGTGGGCCCGCGTCCGCCGCTGCCGCGCGAGGTCGGCGGCTACGACGGCCCGGTCTTCCGCCGGCTGTACATCCGGCCCGGCATCACGGGACTGTGGCAGATCAGCGGCCGCAGCGACCTGTCCTGGGAGGAGAGCGTCCGGCTCGACCTCCACTACGTCGAGAACTGGTCGGTCATGTCCGACCTCATGATCATCGCCCGCACGGCGAAGGTCATGGTCCGCGGAACGGGGGCGTACTAG
- a CDS encoding DUF4012 domain-containing protein: MASAARRRMRRSIALACAVAGAAAVVAVVWVGLQAWHARGELISASAAGSDVVSAVQAGDDTAAAAALERVQEHTRAARDAADGPVWRALEVVPWAGAQLAAVRTVADHVAAVSDDGLAPVLAAARSAAGGSIDTAALSAQRDDLAAAARVWADADSAVAGIDEGALVPPLAGAVSQARALLDGGAAVVDGVARAAVVLPGLLGSDGPRSVLVMLQNPAESRTGGGITGAFVELQVDQGAITLVRQADSTQFPYRDQPIGPVPASQTSLYGDVVGRFVQNATMTADFALSAQLASAWWAAAYGDRPDAVLAIDPLVLSALLEVHGPVALGDGTSLTADELPRRLLIDPYTTLDPEAQTAFLEDVTTRVFGALTADIRPVDWVRALAPAIADGRVSLWSADATEQAALSGSPVGGMAARVAAAGAAGFGVYLNDATGGKMDSYLSVSVDAGFASCPSVDGTTAVMRVTLSNTAPADARAWPQSMTGGGLFGTAVGDIGTLVTASAPPGAAFGGVTGEEGALLSANVVDDGRPSSAVRVNVSPGETETVELRFVLAARPADEPVIVHTPALNDVAVGGIADDACP; encoded by the coding sequence GTGGCATCCGCCGCCCGTCGGCGGATGCGGCGCAGCATCGCCCTCGCATGCGCGGTCGCGGGTGCGGCCGCCGTGGTCGCCGTCGTCTGGGTCGGACTCCAGGCGTGGCATGCGCGGGGCGAGCTGATCTCCGCATCCGCCGCAGGCTCCGACGTGGTGTCCGCTGTGCAGGCGGGCGACGACACCGCCGCGGCGGCCGCGCTCGAGCGGGTGCAGGAGCACACGCGAGCGGCTCGGGACGCGGCGGACGGGCCGGTGTGGCGCGCGCTGGAGGTCGTCCCGTGGGCGGGCGCGCAGCTCGCCGCCGTCCGGACCGTCGCGGATCACGTGGCGGCGGTGTCCGACGACGGGCTCGCGCCGGTGCTCGCCGCCGCGCGCAGCGCCGCGGGCGGGAGCATCGACACGGCGGCCCTCTCCGCGCAGCGCGACGACCTCGCCGCCGCGGCGCGGGTGTGGGCCGACGCCGACTCCGCGGTCGCCGGGATCGACGAGGGCGCGCTCGTTCCGCCGCTGGCCGGGGCCGTCTCGCAGGCGCGCGCGCTCCTCGACGGCGGTGCGGCGGTCGTGGACGGCGTCGCGCGGGCCGCCGTCGTGCTGCCGGGACTCCTCGGCTCCGACGGTCCGCGCTCGGTGCTCGTGATGCTGCAGAACCCCGCCGAGTCGCGGACCGGGGGCGGCATCACCGGCGCCTTCGTCGAGCTCCAGGTCGACCAGGGCGCGATCACGCTCGTGCGTCAGGCCGATTCGACGCAGTTCCCGTACCGCGACCAGCCGATCGGGCCCGTGCCCGCGTCGCAGACATCGCTGTACGGGGATGTCGTCGGACGGTTCGTGCAGAACGCGACGATGACGGCCGACTTCGCGCTGTCGGCGCAGCTGGCCTCGGCGTGGTGGGCCGCCGCCTATGGCGACCGGCCCGACGCCGTGCTGGCGATCGACCCGCTCGTGCTCAGCGCACTGCTGGAGGTCCACGGTCCGGTGGCGCTCGGCGACGGGACGTCGCTGACGGCCGACGAGCTGCCCCGGCGGCTGCTGATCGACCCGTACACGACTCTCGACCCCGAGGCGCAGACCGCGTTCCTCGAGGACGTGACGACGCGCGTGTTCGGGGCCCTCACCGCCGACATCCGGCCGGTCGACTGGGTGCGTGCGCTCGCGCCGGCCATCGCCGACGGGCGGGTGTCGCTGTGGAGCGCCGACGCGACCGAGCAGGCCGCGCTCTCGGGCTCGCCCGTGGGCGGCATGGCGGCGCGCGTGGCGGCGGCCGGCGCCGCGGGATTCGGCGTGTACCTCAACGACGCGACCGGCGGGAAGATGGACAGTTATCTGTCGGTGTCGGTCGATGCGGGGTTCGCGTCATGCCCGAGTGTCGACGGCACGACCGCCGTCATGCGCGTGACGCTGTCCAACACCGCGCCCGCCGATGCGCGCGCGTGGCCGCAGAGCATGACCGGCGGAGGACTGTTCGGCACCGCGGTCGGTGACATCGGCACCCTCGTCACGGCGTCGGCGCCGCCGGGAGCCGCGTTCGGCGGGGTGACGGGGGAGGAAGGCGCCCTCTTGTCCGCGAACGTCGTGGACGACGGTCGGCCCTCCAGCGCAGTGCGGGTGAATGTCTCACCGGGCGAGACGGAGACCGTCGAGCTGCGCTTCGTGCTCGCGGCGCGTCCGGCGGACGAGCCCGTCATCGTCCACACTCCGGCGCTCAACGACGTCGCCGTCGGCGGAATCGCCGACGACGCGTGCCCGTGA
- the ribA gene encoding GTP cyclohydrolase II — MTDIAEPLTAAASASASIRTAVQVPLRFADGFTTDADVHTFDGLADFKEHLLLGLGDWRGALERMQRGGAAPLVRPHSECLTGDVFGSLRCDCGPQLREAVERIAADGGFLLYLRQEGRGIGLYAKLDAYALQDAGLDTYEANRALGHADDERDYTAAAQMLRAVGAERIRLLSNNADKALQLAAHGVEVDERVRTGVHVSRANARYLAAKRDHTAHTIELPAA, encoded by the coding sequence ATGACCGACATCGCCGAGCCCCTCACCGCCGCCGCATCCGCTTCGGCGAGCATCCGGACCGCCGTGCAGGTTCCGCTGCGCTTCGCCGACGGCTTCACCACGGACGCCGACGTCCACACGTTCGACGGGCTCGCCGACTTCAAGGAGCACCTGCTGCTCGGGCTCGGCGACTGGCGGGGTGCGCTGGAGCGGATGCAGCGCGGCGGCGCCGCACCGCTCGTGCGCCCGCACAGCGAATGCCTGACGGGCGACGTCTTCGGGTCTCTGCGCTGCGACTGCGGGCCGCAGCTACGGGAGGCCGTCGAGCGCATCGCCGCCGACGGCGGGTTCCTCCTGTACCTGCGGCAGGAGGGCCGGGGCATCGGCCTGTACGCGAAGCTCGACGCGTACGCGCTCCAGGACGCCGGGCTCGACACCTACGAGGCGAACCGCGCGCTCGGCCACGCCGACGATGAGCGCGACTACACCGCGGCTGCGCAGATGCTGCGCGCCGTCGGCGCCGAGCGCATCCGCCTTCTCAGCAACAACGCCGACAAGGCGCTGCAGCTGGCCGCGCACGGCGTCGAGGTCGACGAGCGCGTGCGCACCGGCGTGCACGTGTCGCGCGCGAACGCGCGTTACCTCGCCGCCAAGCGCGATCACACGGCGCACACGATCGAGCTCCCGGCCGCATGA
- a CDS encoding MarR family transcriptional regulator codes for MTATPVRPAHRLDEDEMAVWLPVIRFVQLLPQALDRTLREETGINHAHYAILASLLRTDAPTMGELARIAGLSPSRLSHAIDALAARGWVERTLCAADRRAQRPALTEAGRDALRRAAPAHVAQIRGLVLERLDDEQRAQLREIAAVLAEGVEDALRVER; via the coding sequence ATGACCGCGACCCCCGTCCGGCCGGCGCACCGCCTCGACGAGGACGAGATGGCGGTGTGGCTGCCCGTCATCCGCTTCGTGCAGCTGCTGCCGCAGGCGCTGGATCGCACACTCCGCGAGGAGACGGGGATCAACCACGCGCACTACGCGATCCTCGCGAGCCTGCTGCGTACGGACGCGCCCACGATGGGGGAGCTCGCCCGCATCGCGGGCCTCAGTCCGTCGCGACTGAGCCACGCGATCGACGCGCTCGCCGCGCGCGGCTGGGTCGAGCGCACGCTGTGCGCGGCCGATCGCCGCGCACAGCGCCCCGCGCTCACCGAGGCGGGCCGCGACGCGCTCCGCCGCGCGGCTCCGGCGCACGTCGCCCAGATCCGCGGGCTCGTGCTCGAGCGCCTCGACGACGAGCAGCGCGCGCAGCTCCGGGAGATCGCCGCGGTCCTCGCCGAGGGTGTCGAGGACGCGCTCCGCGTCGAGCGGTAG
- the glmS gene encoding glutamine--fructose-6-phosphate transaminase (isomerizing): MCGIIGYVGPRQSQDILLAGLARLEYRGYDSAGIAVIDGDGNLGMRKRAGKLAVLRDDLTATPLADGTTGIGHTRWATHGGPTDGNAHPHLADDDKLAVIHNGIIENFAELKSELVAEGFTFRSDTDTEVAAVLLGREYGRTHDLVAAFRAVVSRLEGAFTLLAMHEDHPGVVVGARRNSPLVIGLGEGENFLGSDVAAFVEHTRNALAIGQDQIVVITPTGVEVTDFTGGAVEVEPFEVTWDAAAAEKGGWSSFMAKEVSEEPVAVADTLRGRIRDGVVDIPELDGMDDLLTGIDRILILACGTAAYAGMVGKYAIENWTRVPVDVELAHEFRYRDPVLSPSTLVVSISQSGETMDTLMAVKYAREQGARTLSICNTQGATIPRESDAIVYTHAGPEVAVASTKAFVAQITALYLFALHTARLRGSMTPEAIAAAARELEAIPEKISRVLETEQARIEQFAYWMGDTRSVLFLGRHVGYPIALEGALKLKELAYIHAEGFAAGELKHGPIALIEPGQPVFVIVPSPRGSGDMHRKVISSIEEIRARGARVIAIAEEGDAAVLPVADEVLRIPLAAPFFEPLLAVVPLHIFAMGLAEAKGLDVDQPRNLAKSVTVE, encoded by the coding sequence ATGTGCGGAATCATCGGGTACGTCGGCCCGCGGCAGAGCCAGGACATCCTTCTCGCGGGGCTCGCCCGCCTGGAGTACCGCGGCTACGACTCGGCCGGCATCGCCGTCATCGACGGGGACGGCAACCTCGGGATGCGCAAGCGCGCCGGCAAGCTCGCGGTGCTGCGCGACGACCTCACGGCGACCCCGCTCGCCGACGGCACGACCGGCATCGGCCACACCCGGTGGGCGACCCACGGCGGGCCGACCGACGGCAACGCCCACCCGCACCTCGCGGACGACGACAAGCTCGCGGTCATCCACAACGGCATCATCGAGAACTTCGCCGAGCTCAAGTCGGAGCTCGTCGCCGAAGGCTTCACGTTCCGCAGTGACACCGACACCGAGGTCGCCGCCGTGCTCCTGGGTCGCGAGTACGGCCGCACGCACGATCTCGTCGCCGCCTTCCGCGCGGTCGTCTCGCGTCTGGAGGGCGCCTTCACCCTCCTCGCGATGCACGAGGACCACCCTGGCGTGGTCGTCGGCGCACGCCGCAACTCGCCGCTCGTGATCGGTCTGGGCGAGGGCGAGAACTTCCTCGGCTCCGACGTCGCGGCCTTCGTCGAGCACACGCGCAACGCGCTCGCGATCGGGCAGGACCAGATCGTCGTCATCACCCCCACGGGCGTCGAGGTGACCGACTTCACCGGCGGCGCCGTCGAGGTCGAGCCCTTCGAGGTCACGTGGGATGCGGCGGCCGCCGAGAAGGGCGGCTGGTCGTCGTTCATGGCCAAGGAGGTCTCGGAGGAGCCCGTGGCCGTCGCCGACACGCTGCGCGGCCGCATCCGCGACGGCGTCGTCGACATCCCCGAGCTCGACGGGATGGACGACCTCCTCACGGGCATCGACCGCATCCTGATCCTCGCGTGCGGCACGGCCGCCTACGCCGGCATGGTGGGCAAGTACGCGATCGAGAACTGGACGCGCGTGCCCGTCGACGTCGAGCTCGCCCACGAGTTCCGCTACCGCGACCCCGTGCTCTCGCCCTCGACGCTGGTCGTGTCGATCAGCCAGTCGGGCGAGACGATGGACACCCTCATGGCCGTGAAGTACGCCCGCGAGCAGGGCGCGCGGACGCTGTCGATCTGCAACACGCAGGGCGCGACCATCCCGCGCGAGTCGGACGCGATCGTCTACACGCACGCCGGCCCCGAGGTCGCCGTCGCCTCGACGAAGGCGTTCGTCGCCCAGATCACCGCGCTGTACCTGTTCGCGCTGCACACCGCGCGGCTGCGCGGATCGATGACGCCGGAGGCGATCGCGGCCGCGGCGCGGGAGCTCGAGGCGATCCCCGAGAAGATCTCGCGCGTGCTCGAGACAGAGCAGGCGCGCATCGAGCAGTTCGCGTACTGGATGGGCGACACCCGCTCCGTGCTTTTCCTCGGCCGTCACGTGGGCTACCCGATCGCCCTCGAGGGAGCGCTCAAGCTCAAGGAGCTCGCGTACATCCACGCCGAGGGCTTCGCCGCCGGCGAGCTCAAGCACGGGCCGATCGCGCTGATCGAGCCGGGCCAGCCGGTGTTCGTCATCGTCCCGTCGCCACGCGGCTCCGGCGACATGCACCGCAAGGTGATCTCGAGCATCGAGGAGATCCGCGCCCGCGGCGCCCGCGTCATCGCGATCGCGGAGGAAGGCGACGCCGCCGTGCTGCCCGTCGCCGACGAGGTGCTGCGGATCCCGCTGGCCGCCCCGTTCTTCGAGCCTCTGCTGGCCGTCGTGCCGCTGCACATCTTCGCGATGGGCCTCGCCGAGGCGAAGGGCCTCGACGTCGACCAGCCCCGCAATCTCGCCAAGTCGGTCACGGTCGAGTAG
- a CDS encoding metalloregulator ArsR/SmtB family transcription factor, producing MHPFAVLADDVRRRLVEVLATGEQTAGVLVDLARAEFGISQPAVSQHLKVLREQGFATVRADGSRRLYALDPAGPRAAEAALARLRAPLTQRLEALHTEIARGRRAAAADQLREDAS from the coding sequence GTGCACCCGTTCGCCGTTCTCGCCGATGACGTCCGCCGACGCCTCGTCGAGGTGCTCGCGACCGGCGAGCAGACCGCGGGCGTGCTGGTGGACCTCGCCCGGGCGGAATTCGGCATCAGTCAGCCGGCCGTGTCGCAGCATCTCAAGGTGCTGCGCGAGCAGGGGTTCGCGACGGTGCGCGCCGACGGCAGCCGTCGCCTGTACGCCCTCGACCCCGCGGGGCCACGCGCGGCCGAGGCGGCGCTCGCGCGGCTGCGGGCGCCGTTGACCCAGCGCCTCGAGGCGCTGCACACCGAAATCGCGCGCGGGCGCCGCGCCGCGGCCGCCGATCAGCTCAGAGAGGACGCGTCATGA
- a CDS encoding SRPBCC domain-containing protein: MSLDSPEIVKDGDRYRMVYDEVYATDAADLWAAVTTRERLARWMADYTGELRLGGAWEVSSEGEAWGRGRITACEPGRSFTTTWHATGEEPTILHVRLEPVEGGTRLVLEHDGVQSLFYGPGWQTYLERLVAVTADPDADLGGEDAWQRRFAELKPAYSARFAGA; encoded by the coding sequence ATGAGCCTGGACAGCCCCGAGATCGTCAAGGACGGCGATCGCTACCGGATGGTGTACGACGAGGTCTACGCGACGGATGCGGCGGACCTGTGGGCCGCGGTCACCACGCGGGAGCGCCTCGCGCGCTGGATGGCCGACTACACCGGTGAGCTGCGGCTCGGCGGGGCGTGGGAGGTGTCGTCGGAGGGCGAAGCTTGGGGCCGCGGCCGGATCACCGCGTGCGAGCCCGGGCGGTCGTTCACCACGACGTGGCACGCCACGGGAGAGGAGCCGACGATCCTTCACGTGCGCCTCGAGCCCGTCGAGGGCGGGACGCGTCTCGTGCTCGAGCACGACGGCGTGCAGTCGCTGTTCTACGGACCCGGCTGGCAGACCTACCTCGAGCGCCTGGTCGCCGTGACCGCCGACCCCGACGCCGACCTCGGCGGCGAGGACGCATGGCAGCGACGGTTCGCAGAGTTGAAGCCGGCCTACTCCGCCCGCTTCGCCGGCGCGTGA
- a CDS encoding holo-ACP synthase, translated as MIVGIGVDLVDVPRFERSLSRTPRLLTRLFSPGERMLKPRSLAARYAAKEALIKALGGSDGVHWTEIEVVSEPSGRPAFAVRGSTADVLAARGVTATHLSLSHDAGLATAYVVLEAA; from the coding sequence ATGATCGTCGGAATCGGCGTCGACCTCGTTGATGTGCCGCGGTTCGAGCGCTCGCTCTCGCGCACCCCGCGTCTGCTGACGCGCCTGTTCTCGCCGGGCGAGCGGATGCTGAAGCCGCGCTCGCTCGCAGCCCGCTACGCGGCGAAGGAAGCCCTCATCAAGGCGCTCGGCGGCTCGGACGGCGTGCACTGGACCGAGATCGAGGTCGTGTCGGAGCCGTCGGGTCGCCCCGCGTTCGCTGTCCGCGGATCGACGGCCGATGTGCTCGCGGCCCGCGGCGTCACCGCGACCCACCTGTCGCTCAGCCACGACGCCGGACTCGCGACGGCGTACGTCGTGCTGGAGGCGGCATGA